A single region of the Thermococcus paralvinellae genome encodes:
- a CDS encoding ABC transporter substrate-binding protein codes for MKKKTALLLILLMFGVIIAGCINQQTSSTPSTNPTSTATQTTSPLKETATAQPTSTTQVPTDTEKPKYPITITDFADRKVTIEKEPQKIVSLAPSITETLYFLGALDKVVGVTQYDDFPPGVQEGRTVIGGFSNPNIEIIASLKPDLVIATSMHMKYLDQLEQIAPVIIIDPKNMDDIYKAIELLGKVVNKEEQAQKVIADMKSKVEEIQNAVKNKSKVRVFYVVWNNPLMTAGKGTFIDDLIKLAGGENIFSDVEGWAQVSVEQVLAKDPEVIILTPHCGMTVQDIYNSELSKTTAAKEGKVVVIQNDNVLVRPSPRIVQGLEELAKAIHPDAFGGKYPLTVVDFMNRTVTIEKEPQRIVSLAPSITETLFYIGAGDKVVGVTKYDDFPPQVANITKIGGFSDPNVEIIASLKPDLIIGTSMHIKYLDQLQQIAPVIIVAPRNIDEIYKQIELLGKVTNREEYAQSVVNDMKAKVEYITSMVKDKPKPKVFFISWWNPIYTPGKDTFQGDLIKLAGGENLFNDLTGWAQVSIEQVLARNPEIIILSAHAGISPEQLCEAELAKTDAVKNGRVYVISDDNIISRPGPRIVLGLEELAEFIHPEVFNYEPQPLKCSATASG; via the coding sequence GCAGGCTGTATAAATCAACAGACATCTTCAACCCCAAGCACAAATCCAACAAGCACAGCCACTCAAACAACCTCACCCCTTAAAGAGACGGCAACAGCCCAGCCAACTTCAACTACACAAGTTCCAACAGACACCGAAAAACCAAAGTATCCGATTACTATTACCGATTTTGCAGATAGAAAAGTCACCATTGAGAAAGAGCCCCAGAAAATTGTTTCCTTAGCTCCAAGTATAACCGAAACCCTATACTTCCTCGGGGCTTTGGATAAAGTTGTAGGTGTTACCCAATATGATGATTTTCCACCTGGAGTTCAAGAAGGTAGAACAGTTATCGGTGGATTTAGCAATCCAAATATCGAAATAATTGCATCTCTGAAGCCTGATTTAGTCATTGCCACATCTATGCACATGAAGTACCTTGATCAACTTGAGCAGATTGCCCCAGTTATAATCATTGACCCCAAGAACATGGATGACATCTACAAAGCGATTGAGCTTCTCGGCAAGGTTGTCAACAAGGAAGAACAGGCACAAAAAGTCATTGCAGATATGAAGTCGAAGGTCGAGGAAATTCAAAATGCAGTTAAGAACAAGTCAAAAGTCAGGGTCTTTTATGTTGTCTGGAATAATCCTCTGATGACTGCTGGAAAGGGAACTTTCATTGATGATTTGATTAAATTAGCTGGTGGAGAAAACATATTCAGTGATGTTGAAGGTTGGGCTCAGGTGAGTGTAGAACAGGTTTTGGCTAAAGACCCAGAAGTCATAATTCTCACGCCTCATTGTGGAATGACAGTTCAAGACATATACAACAGCGAACTTTCAAAGACAACAGCCGCCAAGGAAGGAAAAGTTGTGGTCATTCAAAATGATAACGTTCTCGTAAGACCCTCACCTAGAATAGTCCAAGGCCTTGAGGAACTCGCAAAGGCTATTCATCCTGATGCCTTTGGAGGAAAATACCCACTCACTGTTGTTGACTTCATGAACAGAACAGTCACAATTGAAAAAGAGCCCCAAAGAATTGTCTCACTTGCACCAAGTATAACAGAAACTCTGTTCTATATAGGTGCCGGTGATAAGGTTGTTGGCGTTACAAAGTACGATGACTTCCCACCTCAAGTAGCTAATATTACGAAAATTGGTGGCTTTAGCGATCCTAATGTTGAGATTATCGCATCACTTAAGCCAGACTTGATTATCGGAACTTCAATGCACATTAAATATCTTGACCAGCTCCAGCAGATTGCGCCAGTAATAATCGTTGCGCCAAGAAACATTGATGAAATCTATAAACAAATTGAGCTTTTGGGTAAGGTTACCAACAGGGAAGAATATGCACAGAGTGTTGTTAATGATATGAAGGCAAAAGTTGAGTACATAACTTCAATGGTCAAGGACAAGCCAAAGCCAAAGGTTTTCTTCATAAGCTGGTGGAACCCAATCTACACTCCAGGAAAGGATACATTCCAAGGGGATCTTATTAAACTAGCTGGTGGAGAGAATTTATTCAATGATTTAACTGGCTGGGCACAGGTGAGCATTGAGCAGGTGTTGGCAAGAAATCCAGAAATCATAATACTCTCAGCTCATGCTGGAATTTCACCAGAACAGCTCTGCGAGGCAGAGCTCGCAAAGACAGATGCCGTGAAGAACGGCAGAGTTTATGTTATAAGCGATGACAACATAATTTCGCGTCCAGGGCCTAGGATTGTGCTGGGCTTAGAAGAGCTAGCGGAGTTCATACATCCTGAAGTTTTCAACTATGAACCGCAACCATTGAAATGCAGCGCTACAGCTTCTGGTTAA
- a CDS encoding radical SAM protein, which produces MTNVYHIVQFQSGDAYVLFYGCHWRCSYCVWAFEKWNLCLPNDLKRKLDKLWIKKNIKFLSIEEVVGILKENGVKLAFFGGGEPTIDRELKPLIKRLKKEGIDVWLVTNGELLDKELVDLVKGITFSIKALDDELHKKITGVPNYKALENFKRFAKSGKIVAETVYVKDLVECDEILKIAKFIVSLNPDIRFRIDPLVQNPVYEEVDECIRKVRKILPNTYRIKATGKGKLPNLLYPKLGE; this is translated from the coding sequence ATGACGAATGTTTACCACATTGTCCAATTTCAAAGCGGAGATGCATATGTGCTTTTCTATGGTTGCCATTGGCGCTGTTCTTATTGTGTATGGGCGTTTGAAAAATGGAATCTGTGTCTTCCAAACGATTTAAAGAGAAAGCTTGATAAGCTGTGGATCAAGAAGAACATTAAATTTTTGAGCATTGAGGAAGTTGTGGGAATTTTAAAGGAAAACGGTGTTAAGTTAGCTTTTTTCGGAGGCGGAGAGCCTACAATTGATAGAGAGCTCAAACCGTTGATAAAACGCCTGAAAAAAGAAGGGATTGACGTGTGGCTTGTTACTAATGGCGAGCTTTTGGATAAGGAGCTTGTTGATTTGGTAAAAGGAATAACATTCAGCATAAAAGCCCTTGATGATGAGCTTCACAAGAAAATAACTGGAGTTCCTAACTATAAGGCTCTTGAGAACTTTAAGCGCTTTGCAAAAAGCGGAAAAATAGTTGCCGAAACTGTTTATGTTAAAGATCTAGTAGAATGTGATGAAATCCTAAAAATAGCTAAGTTTATCGTATCACTAAACCCAGACATCAGGTTCAGAATTGACCCCCTTGTCCAGAATCCTGTATATGAAGAGGTTGATGAATGCATAAGGAAAGTGAGAAAAATCCTGCCAAACACATATAGAATAAAGGCAACAGGAAAAGGTAAGCTTCCTAATTTGCTTTATCCCAAACTAGGTGAGTAA
- a CDS encoding cobyric acid synthase produces MGKALMIQGTSSGAGKSLLALALCRIFTNMGYDVVPFKSQNMSLNSAPSIEGGEISRAQYLQALACKKKPSIKFNPILLKPEGNMRSQVVFMGKPIGSVSAKDYMLSKKEELFRKAMQVLDELLKKHDIVVIEGAGSPVEINLKDYDIANMRVAKHVDAKVILVTDIDRGGSFASIVGTMELLSKEERELVMGFVFNKFRGDVSLLKPGFEYLERKYGKKVLGVIPYTEHKIPEEDSLVSFPKIKGDLHIQIIKLPHISNFTDFEPLHWANGIDYVTKAEEIKGDLIIIPGSKNTVEDLFWMRENGIEDAIVQAHKDGAFVVGICGGFQMLGEKIIDSIESKRGEVKGIGLLKAKTVFAKTKRTNHLKAEVLWEPFKGMRVEGYEIRMGRSVSEKPFSIIREINETKAFEPEGAVGRRVFGTYLHGIFHNFEFTEQFLNMLRLERGLEPITVRRWSIEEEIEQFAKIVKKSIDIDYILEVLE; encoded by the coding sequence ATGGGAAAGGCGCTCATGATTCAAGGAACATCATCTGGAGCTGGAAAATCTCTCTTAGCATTAGCTTTGTGCAGAATCTTCACAAATATGGGCTATGACGTAGTCCCATTCAAGAGTCAAAACATGAGCCTAAACTCTGCTCCAAGTATAGAAGGCGGAGAAATTAGCAGAGCGCAGTATTTACAGGCTTTAGCATGCAAAAAGAAACCCTCAATAAAGTTCAATCCAATTCTGCTCAAGCCTGAAGGGAATATGAGGAGTCAAGTTGTATTTATGGGAAAGCCAATAGGAAGCGTCTCCGCTAAAGATTATATGCTCTCTAAGAAGGAGGAGCTTTTTAGAAAAGCCATGCAGGTTTTAGATGAGCTTTTAAAAAAGCATGACATAGTTGTGATTGAAGGTGCCGGCTCACCTGTGGAAATTAATCTCAAAGACTATGATATAGCTAACATGCGTGTTGCAAAGCATGTAGATGCTAAAGTAATCCTCGTTACAGATATTGACAGAGGAGGGAGCTTTGCCTCAATAGTTGGCACAATGGAATTATTAAGCAAAGAAGAGCGGGAACTAGTGATGGGATTTGTCTTCAACAAGTTTAGGGGAGATGTCTCTCTTCTGAAGCCTGGCTTTGAATATCTTGAGAGGAAATACGGTAAGAAAGTTTTGGGTGTAATACCATACACGGAGCACAAAATCCCAGAGGAAGATTCTCTCGTTAGCTTTCCAAAGATTAAGGGCGATTTGCACATCCAAATTATTAAGCTTCCTCATATAAGCAACTTCACAGATTTTGAACCCCTTCATTGGGCAAATGGTATTGATTATGTAACGAAGGCTGAGGAAATCAAAGGGGATTTAATCATAATACCCGGAAGCAAGAATACCGTTGAAGACTTGTTCTGGATGAGAGAGAACGGCATTGAAGATGCTATAGTTCAGGCACACAAAGATGGAGCGTTTGTTGTAGGGATTTGCGGCGGCTTTCAGATGCTCGGAGAGAAAATTATTGACAGCATCGAATCAAAGCGCGGTGAGGTTAAGGGAATTGGACTGTTGAAAGCTAAAACGGTATTTGCTAAAACCAAGAGAACAAACCATTTGAAGGCTGAAGTTCTCTGGGAGCCGTTTAAGGGTATGAGGGTTGAGGGCTATGAGATCAGAATGGGACGCTCTGTATCAGAAAAGCCATTTTCAATAATACGTGAGATAAATGAAACTAAGGCTTTTGAGCCTGAAGGAGCTGTTGGTAGAAGAGTTTTTGGCACTTATCTTCATGGAATCTTCCACAACTTTGAATTTACAGAGCAGTTTTTGAACATGCTTCGCTTAGAAAGGGGTCTTGAACCGATTACAGTGCGGAGATGGAGCATTGAAGAAGAAATCGAACAGTTTGCAAAGATAGTTAAGAAGAGCATTGACATAGATTACATCCTTGAGGTGCTTGAGTAG
- a CDS encoding MJ1477/TM1410 family putative glycoside hydrolase produces MSTSTSSTPTTNSTLLPKTLTISSWAYQLQNADPEEIAKSGFDLVVIDYSRDGTDDKAYSRSEIEKIKAAGVIPVAYISIGEAEDYRFYWREEWKTNPPAWLGKENPEWPGCYAVKYWDEEWKRIVFAYLDKILAQGFQGVYLDKVDEFEYWADNGYNENWIAKQMIELILEIANYTRSRTGETFLIIPQNGENLLDYDDGRLLAAVSGWASEDVFYNGLELSPWTAEKVSYLDKIIRVKKFVLVVDYVDDGTRSEEDIKRILDFRSKAMKRGYIPYAALVDRELDELNIIPGIQP; encoded by the coding sequence ATGTCAACATCTACATCATCAACACCCACAACCAACTCAACTCTACTTCCAAAAACCTTAACAATCAGTAGCTGGGCGTATCAGCTTCAAAACGCAGACCCTGAGGAAATTGCTAAATCTGGTTTTGATCTTGTAGTTATCGATTACTCAAGAGATGGAACTGATGATAAAGCTTATTCAAGAAGCGAGATTGAAAAAATAAAGGCCGCAGGAGTTATCCCCGTGGCATACATCAGCATTGGCGAGGCTGAAGACTACCGCTTCTACTGGCGCGAAGAGTGGAAAACAAATCCCCCTGCATGGCTTGGCAAAGAAAATCCCGAATGGCCAGGCTGCTATGCTGTAAAATACTGGGATGAGGAGTGGAAGCGCATCGTGTTCGCGTATCTTGATAAGATACTTGCCCAAGGTTTTCAGGGGGTTTACCTTGATAAAGTTGATGAATTTGAATACTGGGCTGATAATGGATATAATGAGAACTGGATAGCAAAACAAATGATAGAACTCATCCTTGAAATAGCAAACTACACAAGAAGCAGAACTGGAGAGACCTTCCTCATAATCCCTCAAAACGGTGAGAACCTTCTCGACTATGATGACGGCAGACTTTTAGCAGCTGTGTCTGGCTGGGCCTCAGAAGATGTGTTCTACAATGGACTTGAGCTAAGTCCGTGGACCGCTGAGAAGGTTTCGTATCTCGATAAAATAATTAGAGTCAAAAAATTTGTGCTTGTAGTGGACTATGTGGATGATGGCACAAGAAGTGAGGAGGACATAAAGAGGATCCTTGATTTTCGCAGCAAAGCGATGAAACGGGGTTATATTCCCTATGCTGCTCTTGTAGATCGGGAACTGGACGAACTTAACATAATTCCAGGAATTCAACCATAG
- a CDS encoding NTP transferase domain-containing protein, giving the protein MIIILAGGKSSRMGKEKPILKIAGKPMFFWIYEQAEKVDDVLIALSKNTPKTKGFCIKEGISFVETSGKGYIHDIQELLKEFGPFISVSADVPFVKASDFWLIKKAFDGKTSLTGVLPLSLVPKDLNPVVYKGYAIVGLNAVAEEGEEFFELSNPLLALNVNTPEELKLAEKISKILGYG; this is encoded by the coding sequence ATGATAATAATCCTAGCAGGCGGAAAATCAAGCAGAATGGGAAAGGAAAAGCCAATTCTTAAAATTGCAGGTAAGCCTATGTTTTTCTGGATTTATGAGCAGGCAGAAAAAGTTGATGATGTTCTAATTGCATTGAGCAAAAATACGCCTAAAACGAAGGGATTCTGCATTAAAGAAGGAATCTCCTTTGTTGAAACAAGCGGAAAGGGATACATTCATGATATTCAAGAGCTTTTAAAAGAGTTTGGACCCTTTATAAGCGTCTCTGCAGACGTTCCTTTTGTGAAAGCAAGTGATTTCTGGCTCATTAAGAAAGCCTTTGATGGAAAGACAAGCTTAACAGGAGTCCTTCCTCTAAGCCTTGTTCCAAAAGATCTCAACCCTGTAGTCTATAAAGGATATGCGATTGTTGGATTAAATGCTGTGGCTGAAGAGGGAGAAGAATTTTTTGAGCTCAGCAATCCACTGCTGGCCTTGAATGTGAATACCCCTGAGGAGTTGAAGCTTGCAGAAAAAATTTCAAAAATACTAGGCTATGGTTGA
- the cobS gene encoding adenosylcobinamide-GDP ribazoletransferase, translated as MKNIIPFMTRIPLHGDFEKVRHEIWAFPLLAVITSALPTLVLYFDFPLKNIITVLFLYFTIGLLHLDGLADFADGIMVKGDRERKIKAMKDLNTGIAGIFAVVMVLFIQVYSLNYAPFYALFISELNSKYAMVLALATRKPLGKGLGAYFMEAMNRKQLFIGSLIYIALLLPLVIYNQKVVFSILCLLIGAYVIKLSLDNFGGLNGDCIGAIAEITRAGTLLILAFVWWYL; from the coding sequence ATGAAAAATATTATACCTTTTATGACGAGAATTCCCTTGCATGGAGATTTTGAAAAGGTGAGGCATGAGATTTGGGCGTTTCCTCTTTTAGCAGTTATCACTTCAGCTTTGCCTACACTTGTCCTTTACTTCGACTTCCCCCTCAAGAATATAATCACGGTTCTGTTCCTGTATTTTACAATAGGCCTGCTTCATCTTGATGGACTTGCTGACTTTGCTGATGGAATTATGGTTAAAGGAGACAGAGAAAGGAAAATTAAAGCCATGAAGGACTTAAACACGGGCATAGCAGGAATCTTCGCAGTTGTTATGGTTCTGTTCATTCAGGTTTATTCCTTGAACTATGCCCCATTTTATGCCCTTTTCATCAGTGAACTCAACTCAAAATATGCGATGGTTCTTGCATTGGCAACAAGAAAGCCTCTCGGAAAAGGATTGGGAGCATATTTCATGGAAGCCATGAACAGAAAGCAGCTTTTCATTGGAAGTTTGATTTACATAGCATTGCTTCTTCCACTGGTAATTTACAATCAAAAAGTAGTGTTCTCAATTTTATGCCTTTTAATTGGAGCTTATGTTATAAAGCTCAGCCTTGACAACTTTGGCGGTTTAAATGGCGACTGCATCGGGGCAATAGCTGAAATAACAAGGGCAGGAACGCTTTTGATTTTGGCTTTTGTTTGGTGGTATTTATGA